The window GGCCGCGCGGGACTATCGGGCGGCGTTCTTGAGGAACTGGGGGCGGTAGTTGGCCTCGTCGCCGCCGAAGTAGCCGCCGCGGACGTGGCGGCGGACGCCGTCGTCGTCGGTGGCGCGCGACGCGGAGTGCCACAGGTAGCCGTCGTGCAGGATCACGTCGCCGCGCTCGGCGTAGACGGCGACCTCCCCAGGCACCTTCTCGAAGCCGAGCGGCATCGTGACCGGGGCCGGGGTGGTGGTGTAGCCGCCGGCGGGCCGGGCGTCGTCGGGCACCGCGATGTTGTTGACGTTGCGGTACGGCGCAGGGGTCGCCCAGTTGTGACTGCCGGGGACGACGCGCAGGAAGCCGTTCGCCGGGCTGGTCGCGTCCAGGTGGAAGGTGAACGCGAGCCCCGGCCAGACGTCGACGCTCGGCATCGCCTGCCAGTCGGAGTGCCAGCCGATCCGGGTGTAACCGGACTCGCGGCCGGGGCGCGAGTCCTGGTAGACGATGCCGGCCTTGTCCGACGAGTTGAGCCAGGCACCGTCGCCGATCAGCCGACGGATCACCGCGAGCAGCGGCGGCAGGGTCGCCGCCGCCAGCACGGCCGGGGAGAGCTCCTGAACGTGCTCGACGTAGTTGACGAACTTCTCGATCTTCTCGACGTCATCCAGGTACTTCGTCGACCCGTACCGTTCCGGCAGCCCGCCGGCGAGCACGTCGTCCTGAACCGCGGCGCACTCGGTCTCCATCCGGCCGGTCAGCTCGTCGCCGACCAGGCCGCGCAGGAGCACGAAGCCGAAAGACCGGTAGAAGTCCTCGATCTCGGCGAGACCGGGCAGCTCTCCGACGGAGGCCGGCGTACGCGACGACCAGTCGATCCCGGCCCAGTCGACCTCGAACACACCGAACGTCGCCGGTGTGACCAGCACGGTCGCCGGTGTAGCCCGCACGGTCGCCGTCTGCATGCGGCTGCCCTCCCGCGTCTCGGTGCTCGTCGGCGGCGCGGCGCGGACGCGGTCGCTCCGCCGACGAAGGGACAACCTCGGACGCTAGGTCCCCCCTGTTACCGCCGCGTTGCCCGCCGCTGTGACCGCGGCCGCGACGCAGGTCGGATCACCAGTCACCCGGCCAGCCGGGACCCGGTCAGCCGGAACCCGTCGCCGCGAGGACGCGTCGCTACCTCTTCTTTTTCTTCCCCGACGAGCCGCCCGAGCTGCCGCTGGACTTGGGCACGCA of the Pseudofrankia saprophytica genome contains:
- a CDS encoding phytanoyl-CoA dioxygenase family protein, whose translation is MQTATVRATPATVLVTPATFGVFEVDWAGIDWSSRTPASVGELPGLAEIEDFYRSFGFVLLRGLVGDELTGRMETECAAVQDDVLAGGLPERYGSTKYLDDVEKIEKFVNYVEHVQELSPAVLAAATLPPLLAVIRRLIGDGAWLNSSDKAGIVYQDSRPGRESGYTRIGWHSDWQAMPSVDVWPGLAFTFHLDATSPANGFLRVVPGSHNWATPAPYRNVNNIAVPDDARPAGGYTTTPAPVTMPLGFEKVPGEVAVYAERGDVILHDGYLWHSASRATDDDGVRRHVRGGYFGGDEANYRPQFLKNAAR